The uncultured Paludibaculum sp. sequence AAACGAATCCGATGCGGGCTACGACAATTCCGAGCTCGCGGGAGTCGGACGCACTGGGCGCGATCGCTTTGTCGAGCTCGAACTGCACGATGATGGCGTCCTGTTTGAGGGCGTCCGGGGGAACGTCGAACTTTAGGGTCTGGTCACCGATCTTGTCGATGCGGATGGGGGCGAGCTTTGTTGTTCCCACTGTGGGGGTGACGCTGACGCCCAGCATTCTGGTTGCAATGACTTCGGGCAGTGAACAGTCGAGTTCCAAGCTCGCGCCCTGGGGGGCTGTAGTTGCAGGTGGAGCCAGACTGACAGCGAACTTCTTTGTGCTCCAGCGCCACGCGTTCCCTTCCAACCCATAGAACCCGCTCAGGAGTTGGGAGGCGTCGCGGGCCTCCGCCACGCTGATGGAACTGGCGAGTTCGGACTCCTCCTCGATGGTGGCGGAGGGATTGGGGTGATGCTTCCGCTTGCATCCGGCCGCTAAGATTCCCACCAGCAGCACAAAAACAGCTATGCGCCGCAACGCCTAACCTCCACGAGACAATTATAGAAACAGGGACCGCCGCCAATGTCCGTCAATCGATCGGAGATGAGGACATTCACATTGAAGCCATCGGGCGCCTGACGGGCCCACCGAACCGATGGGGCGCGGACGACTCCGGGACGGACGGTGGGGCCGACCTTGGCTGTCAGCCGGACTTTGCCGCGGTGATTGAAGACTTCCACTTCCTCGCCATCCCGAATCCCTCTCGGCGAAGCGTCGTCGGGGTGGAGCTGAAGCACGGCGGTTTGCGCGTCGGTGGCCGAGTGGACGCCGAAGGTCGAGTTCAGGCTGTCGTGGTTCTTCGAGCTGACCAGCTCCAGGGGATAGGGGTGCTCACGGCCGAGGCGGCTTTCGCGCGGCGGCGTGTAGTCAAGAGTGGCGGCGTCCATGTTGACGGGCCGGCCGGCCATGGGCAGTTCCGGGACGTTCAGGGGCACGGCATGCTCGCGCTCCAGGCGTTCGAGCGTGATGCCTTCCAGATGGGGTGTGCCGGAGTTCAGCAATTGCCGAATCATGTCGTCACTGGTGTCGGCAAAACAGGGGTCAGTGAAGCCCATGCGCTGGGCGAGGGCCCGGAAGATCTCGACGTTGGGGCGCGCTTCGCCGGGCGGATCGACAGCCGGGCGGGCGAGCTGAAGGTCGTAGTGGCCGTAGGCCATGTAGAGGTCCGTGTGTTCCAGGAACGTGGTGGCGGGCAGGACGATGTCGGCCCAATCGGCGGTATCGGTCTGGAAGTGATCGAGGACGACGGTGAAAAGGTCGTCGCGGCCCAGCCCCTGGCGAACAAGGGCCTGATTGGGGGCGATGGCTCCGGGGTTGGAGTTGTAGACAATCAGGGCTTTGACCGGCGGGTCGTTGACTTCGGTGAGGGCGCGGCCGAGCACGGACATATTAATGGTGCGGGCCGGGGGACCGAGGTTGGGACGCTCGAGGGCTTCTTTGTTGACGTCGAAGGCTCCGGAGGTGGTGAGTTGGAGGCCGCCGCCGCGTTCGTCCCAATAGCCGCAGAGGGCGGGCAGGAGAGAAATGGCGCGCACGGCTTTGCCGCCGCGTTCGCTGCGCTGGACGCCGTAGTTGAGGCGGATGGCGGCGGGCCGGGTGGTGGCGTACTCGCGGGCCAGGGTTTCGATCTGATCGGCCGGAATGCCGGTGAGTTCGGCGACGCGTTCCGGCGGATACTCGACGGCACGCTGACGGAGGGACGTGGTATCGCCCTGATAACGATCGAGGCCGTCGCGGAAGATCACATGCATCAAGCCGAGGGCCAGGGCGAGGTCGCTGCCAGGATAGGGCATGAGGTGCCAGTCGGCGAGCGAGGCGACTTTCGTGACGACGGGATCGATGACGACGAGTTTGGCGCCGCGGCGGCGGGCCTCGACGATGAACGGCCAGAGGTGGACATTGGTCGTGAGGATATTGGCGCCCCAGGCGATGATGTACTTCGATTCGGCAAACTGCTGAGGCGCGGTACCCATGCGGATGCCATACGCTTCCATGAAGCCGGCGGCTCCGGCGGAGGCGCAGATAGTGCGGTCGAGCCGGGACGCGCCGAGTTGGTGAAAGAAGCGGCGGTCCATGGAGCCGCCCTGCAGGTAGCCCATGGTACCGGCGTAGCTATAGGGCAGTACCGATTCTGGTCCGAACTGGGCTACCAGGGTTTTTAAGTTCGTAACAATCTCATCCAGGGCCTCGTCCCAGGAGATGCGGGTGAACTGGCCCTGGCCTTTGGGGCCGGAACGGCGCAGCGGGTACTGGAGGCGGTCGGGGTGATATTGCCGATCGAGATAGCGAGCGACTTTGCCACACAGAAAGCCCTGTGTGACCGGGTGTTGGGGATTGCCGCGAAGTTGCGTCGCCCGCCCCTGGTCGATGGTGACCAGGATCGAGCAGGCATCGGGGCAGTCGAGAGCGCAGGTCGAGTGCCGGACGTCTTTCACTATATTGATTATAGAGGGTAGTGATATGCGGAACGCGATTGTCCTCCTTTGCCTCGTGGCTGCGAGCGTGATGGCCCAGGCGCGCAGGCCGGCGTTCGTGGGCACACAGGGCGGCACCGCGACGAAAGGGGGAGGGCCGGCTCCGGTCACTCCAAGGGTGTACCGGCCTGGTGGTCACTACTGGTTGCCGTATGGAGGCTGGTGGGGCACGGGGTACGATGCTTCGAAGCAGCCTGCCCCGTCGCCGGTGGAGCCGGTGAAAGAGCGTCCGGCCCTGATCATCAACAAGGAGTTCGTCCAGGAGAAGCCGGCTCCGCAGACTACGGTGTTTCCTGATGGCGCGCTGCCGGCACCGAGGCGCGGCGTTGAGCCGGTCGCGCGGCAAGCCAAATGCACGGTGCATTTCAAGGATGGTGAGACGGTGGAAGGCACCTCCTGCGCTGTCAAGGAAGATACGCTGAGCTTCGTCACGGACAAGGGGCGGACGACTCGCGTGACGCTGGACCTGGTGGACCGCTACTGATGTGGCGGACTGGAAATCTAATAAGGAGATTGTGAATGTCGATTCGATCACAGGCCGAACTGCAGTACCTGCGCGCCATCGGAAGGATTGTGCGCATGGCCTTGGATGAGATGTCGAAGGCAGTGCGGCCGGGTGTGACCACGGCGGAGATCGATGCGATTGGCGCGGCGGTTCTGGCCCGGCATGGCGCCGAATCGTCGCCGCCCAAGGTGTATGGGTTCCCGGGCACGGCATGTATTAGCGTCAACGACGAGGCGATTCACGGGATTCCCGGCAGCCGGGTGCTGGCGGAAGGCGATCTGGTGAAGCTCGATGTGACTGCGGAGAAGGATGGGTTTGTCGCCGACGCGGCGGTGACCGTGCCAGTGGGGCGGGTATCCGCGACGGCCGAGGCGTTGGCACGGTGCGCGGAGAGCGCATTCCGGCAGGCGCTGGCTGTGGCGCGCGCCGGCAACCGGGTGTATGAGATTGGACGGACGGTGGAACGGGCCGTGCGGAGCCGCGGGTTCAGCGTGATCAAGGAGTTTTGCGGGCACGGGGTGGGCCGGACGATCCACGAGGAGCCCACCGTGCCGAACCACTTTGACCGGCGGTTCCGGTCGAAGCTGACGCACGGGCTGGTGATTACGATCGAGCCGATTATCTCGGCCGGCGATGGCTCGATGCGGCTGGATGCGGATGAGTGGACGTACCGGACGCGCGACCGGAGTCTGGCCGCGCACTATGAGCATTCGCTGGTGGTTACGGACGGGGCTCCGATCCTGCTAACTGTGGCTTGAGCGGCGGGACGGGGTGGCTGGGGGGGTTTACGGTGAGTGGGGGGACGTTCGCACCCTGTCCACCCGCGGCTGCCGTTGAGACTTCGAACAGCCTGCGTTTTGGGACAGGGGACGAACGTCCCCGCTGCCGTTGGGACTCGATGGACGATCCCGCCGACGGTGGCGGCGGCCGACTCTAGAAAGTCAGGCGCAGCGCGAATTGCAGTTGGCGGGGCCCCGTATTCGTCCGGAGGCTGGTGATGGCTCCGAAGGAATTAGAGTTGATGTTCGAGTTGGGGTTGCCCAGGGTCGTCTTGTTGGCGACGTTGAAGGCTTCGGCGCGGAACTGGAGCTTGTAGCGCTCCCGAACCGGGATCTCCTTGAAGAGGGAGGTGTCGAAGTTGATCAGCGCCTGGGAGAGAGTGCGCGGCAGGTTGCGGGGCCCGTTGCCGAGCGTGTAGGCCGCGATATTGGTAAAGGCATCGCGGTTGAGCCAGCGGTCCACGGTGGGATTGTCGAGCGAGGGGTCGCCGGCGATGTTGGGACGATCGCCGCCATAGGTGGGGGCGTTCGCCGTCACGGAGATGACGTTGCCGCTCATGAGGGAAGCGATGACGTTGGCCTGCCAGCCTCCGACGAGGGCACGGTAAAAGCGATTGCCGCTCTTTCCGAACGGCAGCAGATAGCTGGCCGCCGCGGTGAAACGGTGCGGCTGGAAGGTAGTGGAGACGCCTTTCTCGGCGCGGCGGTTCTCCCAGTTCTGGACTGAATTGCTGCCGGAGTCGGTGAAGCCATTACCGCCATTGCCCAGATTGTCATCCAGCAACTTTGAAAACGTGTAGGACAGCAGCGCGGAGAAGCCGCTGGAGAAGCGGCGTTCCAGGCGGACCGTGGCGGCGTGGTAGCTGGAGCCGGCCCAGCTGTCGAGGACGTCGACGGCCGTGTACTGGGGACTGGTGGTGAGCAGGGTGGCCAGGGGTACTTTGGCCTGGGCGAGCGGACCGGAGCGAACGAGGGCCGCATAGGGGTTGGCGACCTGGTTGAGGAGAGCGCTGCCGAGGGCGCGCGCCGAGGCGGGCAGGTAGTGGAACGAGGCGGAGGCGGGCAGGCCGGAGCCGCGGTTGCCCATGTAGCCGAGCTCGAGGGCCCAGGAACCGAGTTGCTGCTGCACGTTGAAATCCCACTGCTGGGAGTAGCCGGTCTTGAGGGAGCGGAGCGTGGCGGCGGCGTTGGTGCCGATACCGGTGGCCGCGCCAAGCGCGGTGCCGGAGGGCATGACGATGCCGTTGGGGAACGGATTCGTGATGGAGCCGGAGGGCGTGATGCCGCCGTCGGTAGAGCCCACATACGGAGTCTGGCTTTCGAAGCCGGTGGACCCAAGGCGCACGTAGATGCCGGTGGTAGGCAGGTAGTAGATGCCGTAGGAGGCGCGAATCACGGTGTGAGGCAGGATCTGATAGGCCAGGCCGACGCGCGGACCAAAGTTGTCCTTCTGCGCATCGCGATCACCGCGGCCCAGGTCGCCGGTACCGGGGAAGATGATGGAGCCGGTGAGGGGCACACCGTTGACGGTGTTCGAAGCATAGGGGTCGAAGTTGGCGATGGCGTTGTAGCGATCGGTGCCGGGCCCCTCGTATTCATAGCGCAAGCCGAGATTCAGGGTTAGCTTGGGCGAAGCTTTCCAATCGTCCTGGACGTAGACGGCGAAGTTCTTGGTGGTGTAGGTGGGGTAGTTGTAGCGATAGAGGGTGCCGCTGGCGGCGTAGCCAAGCAGGAAGCTGGCATAGCCGTAGCCATTGGTGGCGGCCACGGTGGGGCTGGGGCCCTTAGTGAAGTTGCGATCGAAGTTCAGTTGGAATTGACCGGGCCCCTGGACGCTGTTCCATTGGTAGATGCGCTGCTCGGCTCCGAACTTGAGGGTGTGATTGCCCTTGAGCCAGGTGAGGGCGCCGCCGGCGGTCCAGGTGTTGTTGCGTTGGGCGGAGATGTCGCCCTGGTTCTGCCCGATGGGGGAGACATCGGACATGGAGAAGTAGGGGAAGAGCGGGATCTGGATCTGGCTATTGACGGACGGATCCATGCCAAGTTTGGTGACGTCGAAGCCGAGGCTGAGCGGGGTCCGGTCGATGCCGAAGCGGTTGAGGCCGGCACGTAGTTCCAGGACGAGCGTGGGGCTGAGGGTGTCGGTGTAGGTGAGGACGGCGCTATTGCGCGGATAGACGGCCGGAGCTCCGGAGGGATCGGCCACGGTGCCGCCGAAGTAGGTGGGATAGACGTTTTCGGTGCGATCCCAGGTATAGCGACCGGCGAGGCGGCGGGCGGGCGTGAAGTAGTGATCGAACTTGCCGCCGAAGATGTCCTTATTGATGGCCTGGGAGCCGACGCCGAAGAAGTTATTGGCTCCGGTGTTGAGGTCGCCAGCGCCGGTGGGGTTGGGGTAATAGGCGGAGGCGGCGCGGGCGACGGCATTGAGCTGATTGCGGGGGATGACGTTGCCGGCGAACGGGACGCGGGCGGAGGAACTGCTGAGTGGATCGTAGATGGGGATGAGGACGCCTTTGGCGTCGCGGGTTTGGGAGAAGTCGCCGTCGCGCTGAAGCGCGGTGGGCACGGTGCGGAAGGCGCGGGAGCCGGTGCGCTGGCGGACCGCTTCCCAATTGACGAAGAAGAAAGTGCGATTGCGGATGACGGGTCCGCCGAGGGTGGCTCCGAACTGGTTGAAGGTGAAGGGGGACTTCTGGCTGCCGCTGCGGTTGCTGAAGAAGTCGTTGGCGTTGAGCGATTTGTTCCTCAGGTACTCGAAGACGGAGCCATGGAACTCGTTGGTGCCGCTTTTGGAGATGAAGTTGATAATGCCGCCGCCGGTGCGGCCATATTCGGCCGAGGCGTTGCGGGTGATGATGCGGAACTCCTGGGTGGCGTCGGGGGACAAGGCGATCTGGATGCCGCCAGAGGTGTGATTCTCCGCGGCGACGCCGTCCACCATGCCGTTGTTGACGGAGGGGGAGCCGCCGCCGATGGAGATGCGGCCATCACCGTAGGCGGAGTTGCTGAGCCCGCCGAAGCCACCGAGGGGCCGGACGCCGGGGACGAGGGCGGCGAAGGCGA is a genomic window containing:
- the map gene encoding type I methionyl aminopeptidase gives rise to the protein MSIRSQAELQYLRAIGRIVRMALDEMSKAVRPGVTTAEIDAIGAAVLARHGAESSPPKVYGFPGTACISVNDEAIHGIPGSRVLAEGDLVKLDVTAEKDGFVADAAVTVPVGRVSATAEALARCAESAFRQALAVARAGNRVYEIGRTVERAVRSRGFSVIKEFCGHGVGRTIHEEPTVPNHFDRRFRSKLTHGLVITIEPIISAGDGSMRLDADEWTYRTRDRSLAAHYEHSLVVTDGAPILLTVA
- a CDS encoding carboxypeptidase regulatory-like domain-containing protein produces the protein MSALLRCSFLILCTAGGPALFAQSSTITGLITDPNGANIPEAPVTITNTATGVARRVPTNGQGYFTAPSLPYGDYSIGITVAGFRPVLRSGLHLDEGQVLRVDIKLELGVTVEQIVVSGAPPALETETSAQSTVVTSQRIVDLPLNGRNPFAFAALVPGVRPLGGFGGLSNSAYGDGRISIGGGSPSVNNGMVDGVAAENHTSGGIQIALSPDATQEFRIITRNASAEYGRTGGGIINFISKSGTNEFHGSVFEYLRNKSLNANDFFSNRSGSQKSPFTFNQFGATLGGPVIRNRTFFFVNWEAVRQRTGSRAFRTVPTALQRDGDFSQTRDAKGVLIPIYDPLSSSSARVPFAGNVIPRNQLNAVARAASAYYPNPTGAGDLNTGANNFFGVGSQAINKDIFGGKFDHYFTPARRLAGRYTWDRTENVYPTYFGGTVADPSGAPAVYPRNSAVLTYTDTLSPTLVLELRAGLNRFGIDRTPLSLGFDVTKLGMDPSVNSQIQIPLFPYFSMSDVSPIGQNQGDISAQRNNTWTAGGALTWLKGNHTLKFGAEQRIYQWNSVQGPGQFQLNFDRNFTKGPSPTVAATNGYGYASFLLGYAASGTLYRYNYPTYTTKNFAVYVQDDWKASPKLTLNLGLRYEYEGPGTDRYNAIANFDPYASNTVNGVPLTGSIIFPGTGDLGRGDRDAQKDNFGPRVGLAYQILPHTVIRASYGIYYLPTTGIYVRLGSTGFESQTPYVGSTDGGITPSGSITNPFPNGIVMPSGTALGAATGIGTNAAATLRSLKTGYSQQWDFNVQQQLGSWALELGYMGNRGSGLPASASFHYLPASARALGSALLNQVANPYAALVRSGPLAQAKVPLATLLTTSPQYTAVDVLDSWAGSSYHAATVRLERRFSSGFSALLSYTFSKLLDDNLGNGGNGFTDSGSNSVQNWENRRAEKGVSTTFQPHRFTAAASYLLPFGKSGNRFYRALVGGWQANVIASLMSGNVISVTANAPTYGGDRPNIAGDPSLDNPTVDRWLNRDAFTNIAAYTLGNGPRNLPRTLSQALINFDTSLFKEIPVRERYKLQFRAEAFNVANKTTLGNPNSNINSNSFGAITSLRTNTGPRQLQFALRLTF
- a CDS encoding molybdopterin-dependent oxidoreductase, yielding MKDVRHSTCALDCPDACSILVTIDQGRATQLRGNPQHPVTQGFLCGKVARYLDRQYHPDRLQYPLRRSGPKGQGQFTRISWDEALDEIVTNLKTLVAQFGPESVLPYSYAGTMGYLQGGSMDRRFFHQLGASRLDRTICASAGAAGFMEAYGIRMGTAPQQFAESKYIIAWGANILTTNVHLWPFIVEARRRGAKLVVIDPVVTKVASLADWHLMPYPGSDLALALGLMHVIFRDGLDRYQGDTTSLRQRAVEYPPERVAELTGIPADQIETLAREYATTRPAAIRLNYGVQRSERGGKAVRAISLLPALCGYWDERGGGLQLTTSGAFDVNKEALERPNLGPPARTINMSVLGRALTEVNDPPVKALIVYNSNPGAIAPNQALVRQGLGRDDLFTVVLDHFQTDTADWADIVLPATTFLEHTDLYMAYGHYDLQLARPAVDPPGEARPNVEIFRALAQRMGFTDPCFADTSDDMIRQLLNSGTPHLEGITLERLEREHAVPLNVPELPMAGRPVNMDAATLDYTPPRESRLGREHPYPLELVSSKNHDSLNSTFGVHSATDAQTAVLQLHPDDASPRGIRDGEEVEVFNHRGKVRLTAKVGPTVRPGVVRAPSVRWARQAPDGFNVNVLISDRLTDIGGGPCFYNCLVEVRRCGA